One window of the Camelus ferus isolate YT-003-E chromosome 12, BCGSAC_Cfer_1.0, whole genome shotgun sequence genome contains the following:
- the INHBE gene encoding LOW QUALITY PROTEIN: inhibin beta E chain (The sequence of the model RefSeq protein was modified relative to this genomic sequence to represent the inferred CDS: deleted 1 base in 1 codon): MGLPDIQLWLVLLWALVWAQGAESVCPSCGSPTLEPQAERALVLELAKQQILEGLHLTSRPRITHPPPQAALTRALRRLRQGSVAPENGEEVISFATITDSSTSACSSVLTFHLPTPRSHHLYHARLWLHALPTLPGTLSLRIFRWGPGRRRRGSRVLLAEHQMTTPGWHALTLPSSGLRAEEPGVLKLRLDCRPLEGNSTAARQPRRLLDTTGEQRPFLELKTRPNEPGTGRARRRTPTCEPETPLCCRRDHYVDFQDLGWRDWILQPEGYQLNFCSGQCPPHLAGSPGIAASFHSAVFSLLKANNPWPLGTSCCVPTARRPLSLLYLDRDGNVVKTDVPDMVVEACGCS; encoded by the exons ATGGGGCTCCCTGATATCCAGCTCTGGCTGGTGCTGCTGTGGGCACTGGTGTGGGCACAGGGGGCAGAGTCTGTGTGTCCCTCCTGTGGGAGTCCCACACTGGAGCCCCAAGCAGAACGAGCTCTGGTCCTCGAGCTAGCCAAGCAGCAAATCCTCGAGGGGCTGCACCTGACCAGTCGTCCCAGAATAACTCATCCTCCACCCCAGGCAGCACTGACCAGAGCCCTCCGGAGACTGCGGCAAGGAAGCGTGGCTCCAGAGAATGGGGAGGAGGTCATCAGCTTTGCTACCATCACAG ACTCCTCCACCTCCGCCTGCAGCTCCGTGCTCACCTTCCACCTGCCCACTCCTCGGTCCCACCACCTGTACCACGCTCGCCTCTGGCTGCACGCGCTCCCCACCCTTCCTGGCACTCTTTCCTTGAGGATTTTCCGATGGGGCCCTGGAAGGAGACGCCGAGGATCTCGCGTCCTCCTGGCTGAGCACCAAATGACAACCCCAGGCTGGCACGCCCTGACTCTGCCCTCTAGTGGCTTGAGGGCTGAGGAGCCTGGTGTCCTGAAACTCCGGCTGGACTGCAGGCCCCTAGAAGGCAACAGCACAGCTGCCCGACAACCTCGGCGGCTCCTGGACACAACGGGAGAGCAGCGGCCCTTCCTGGAGCTTAAGACCCGGCCCAATGAGCCTGGAACAGGCCGGGCCAGGAGGAGGACCCCCACCTGTGAGCCTGAGACCCCCTTATGTTGCAGGCGAGACCATTATGTAGACTTCCAGGACCTGGGATGGCGGGACTGGATCCTGCAACCCGAGGGGTACCAGCTGAATTTCTGCAGTGGGCAGTGCCCCCCCCACCTGGCTGGCAGCCCAGGCATCGCTGCCTCCTTCCATTCTGCC GTCTTCAGCCTCCTCAAGGCCAATAACCCTTGGCCCTTGGGTActtcctgctgtgtccccacTGCCCGaaggcctctctctctcctctacctCGACCGTGATGGCAATGTGGTCAAGACAGATGTGCCAGATATGGTGGTAGAGGCCTGTGGCTGCAGCTAG